The following are encoded together in the Peromyscus leucopus breed LL Stock chromosome 1, UCI_PerLeu_2.1, whole genome shotgun sequence genome:
- the LOC114700525 gene encoding small VCP/p97-interacting protein isoform X2, with protein MGLCFPCPAESAPPSPSPEEKRAKLAEAAERRQKEAASRGILDIQSVEAKRKKKEQLEKQMDTPGPPAGGLRWTVS; from the exons ATGGGGCTGTGCTTCCCGTGCCCCGCGGAGTCCGCACCGCCATCCCCGAGCCCG gaagagaaaagagcaaagctggcagaggcagcagaaagaagacagaaagag GCTGCATCTCGAGGGATTTTGGATATTCAGTCGGTGGAggcaaagaggaagaagaaagaacagctaGAGAAGCAGATGGACACGCCGGGGCCGCCAGCAGGTGGACTTAGG TGGACGGTGTCATGA
- the LOC114700525 gene encoding small VCP/p97-interacting protein isoform X1: MLEWMNGDCRRVRCSRFALEAELAEEKRAKLAEAAERRQKEAASRGILDIQSVEAKRKKKEQLEKQMDTPGPPAGGLRWTVS; the protein is encoded by the exons ATGCTGGAGTGGATGAATGGGGATTGCCGCCGGGTCAGGTGTAGCAGGTTCGCACTGGAGGCGGAGCTTGCG gaagagaaaagagcaaagctggcagaggcagcagaaagaagacagaaagag GCTGCATCTCGAGGGATTTTGGATATTCAGTCGGTGGAggcaaagaggaagaagaaagaacagctaGAGAAGCAGATGGACACGCCGGGGCCGCCAGCAGGTGGACTTAGG TGGACGGTGTCATGA